One window from the genome of Corynebacterium sp. SCR221107 encodes:
- a CDS encoding sodium/proline symporter, whose product MNTAIYFLIGYFLLMLLIGLWATRRASASEEDFLLAGRSLGPAVTALRLQSSSMSGYMFQGAGSLGYTQGYFGMWYALGDLGGGILNLSIIGRRMRRLSQMLGSVTSIEYLGNRYNSRLVQQVGAVVALVGLFLYLLAQFVAGGSGLAAVTGINFQAALLISAGIIVAYTFLGGYLAVAYTDFVQAIVMVVGMVWILVATVAHVGGFQAGNVAVGTLNENLLSMFGAQRQYEGQWGLILGALLVFSIGYMGWPHVVVSHMAMRSPTVVRKASVYSMIFNFLFIPSPYLIGVLALVIVPGLANPELALFEVSKVVLPTFAVGIVMAAVMAAIMSTADALLLQASTIVSRDIAGRFLPASMSPRTHVWVSRVTVLAMSAAAIALALWQPPSVLSMALYATTILGSSFAPAYICAVWWKKANSVGALASIIAGAVASVSWDVVGLTAATNLDPMVAGLGASTLAMVLGSLATQKSHPVPDTITRAITLAAAAPGSTKNTSAARLAREEDAQLLCQMPNP is encoded by the coding sequence ATGAATACAGCTATCTACTTCCTTATCGGTTATTTCCTGCTCATGCTGCTCATCGGGCTGTGGGCGACCCGGCGCGCCTCCGCCAGCGAGGAGGACTTCCTGCTGGCCGGGCGTAGCCTCGGTCCTGCGGTGACCGCGCTGCGCCTGCAGTCCTCGTCTATGTCGGGGTATATGTTCCAGGGCGCGGGCTCGCTCGGCTATACCCAGGGCTATTTCGGCATGTGGTACGCCCTGGGCGACCTCGGCGGCGGCATATTGAACCTGTCGATCATCGGGCGCCGGATGCGCAGGCTCTCCCAGATGCTCGGGTCGGTGACCTCGATCGAGTACCTCGGCAATCGCTATAACTCGCGGCTGGTGCAGCAGGTAGGCGCCGTCGTGGCCTTGGTGGGCCTGTTCTTGTACCTGCTGGCGCAGTTCGTCGCCGGCGGTTCGGGGTTGGCGGCGGTCACCGGAATCAACTTCCAGGCCGCGCTGCTGATCTCTGCGGGCATTATCGTCGCCTACACGTTCCTAGGCGGCTACCTGGCGGTGGCCTACACCGACTTCGTGCAGGCCATCGTCATGGTGGTGGGCATGGTGTGGATCCTTGTTGCCACCGTGGCCCACGTCGGTGGCTTTCAGGCCGGCAACGTAGCCGTCGGCACGCTCAATGAAAACCTGTTGTCGATGTTCGGCGCGCAGCGCCAGTACGAGGGCCAATGGGGCCTCATCCTGGGCGCTTTGTTGGTGTTTTCCATCGGTTATATGGGTTGGCCGCACGTGGTGGTCTCGCATATGGCCATGCGCTCGCCGACGGTGGTCCGCAAGGCCAGCGTCTACTCGATGATCTTCAACTTCCTGTTCATCCCCAGCCCCTACCTCATCGGCGTGTTGGCGCTGGTGATCGTGCCGGGGCTTGCCAACCCGGAGCTGGCCTTGTTCGAGGTCTCGAAGGTGGTGCTGCCCACATTCGCGGTGGGTATCGTCATGGCGGCGGTGATGGCGGCGATCATGTCCACGGCGGACGCGTTGTTGCTGCAGGCGTCCACGATCGTTTCCCGCGATATCGCAGGCCGTTTCCTTCCTGCGAGCATGAGCCCCCGCACGCATGTGTGGGTCTCCCGGGTGACGGTGTTGGCGATGAGTGCGGCGGCGATCGCCCTGGCTCTGTGGCAGCCGCCGAGCGTGTTGTCGATGGCGCTGTATGCAACCACGATCCTGGGTAGCTCCTTCGCGCCGGCGTATATCTGCGCGGTGTGGTGGAAGAAGGCGAACTCGGTGGGCGCGCTGGCCTCGATTATCGCCGGTGCGGTGGCCTCGGTATCGTGGGATGTGGTGGGGCTGACCGCCGCCACCAACCTCGACCCGATGGTCGCGGGGCTGGGTGCTTCGACGCTTGCGATGGTGCTGGGCTCGCTCGCAACGCAGAAGTCCCACCCGGTTCCGGACACCATCACCCGCGCGATCACGCTTGCTGCAGCCGCCCCGGGTTCTACGAAGAACACCTCGGCCGCCCGTCTTGCCCGTGAAGAGGATGCGCAACTGCTGTGTCAGATGCCGAATCCTTGA